The Glycine soja cultivar W05 chromosome 8, ASM419377v2, whole genome shotgun sequence genome has a window encoding:
- the LOC114423227 gene encoding uncharacterized protein LOC114423227 isoform X2 yields the protein MGSCASKTDDDGCVRGRLRFSKKKTMKQRYGLRRRVSSQCSNGSLDEVDNMPEPALSDRSFANPTFQGTIEEAWFDSAAVFDSDCDDDYQSVNDDVISLNGTETNCGVSTDQMHKPGELSKRHSAHISESVRNSDAEFFDIDATNSQCKRSGRLNEANEPVFLDEFSSVDAGSKWDDGDLHNCGILPCNCLSCLSSTDQRSLCFSPPNSTRKKDLMKHSFKGSGNATLFSSKTILQRPLAGSQVPFCPIEKKMLDCWSRIDPRTFKVRGPNYLKDKKKEFASNHAAYYPFGVDVFLSPQKIDHIARFVELPVMSSSGKLPPILVVNVQIPIYPATLFQGETNGEGVSFVLYFKLSDSYSKDLPLNFQENIRRLMDDEVEKVKSFRGDTIVPFRERLKILGRVVNPQDLHLSAAERKLMQTYNEKPLLSRPQHEFYSGENYYEIDLDMHRFSYISRKGFDMFLDRLKICILDVGLTIQGNKAEELPEQVLCCIRLNSIDYMNYQQLGITEEPL from the exons ATGGGGTCTTGTGCGTCAAAGACTGATGATGATGGGTGTGTAAGAGGGAGGTTGAGGTTTTCCAAGAAGAAAACTATGAAGCAAAGATATGGACTCAGAAGAAGAGTGTCTTCTCAGTGTTCCAATGGATCATTGGACGAGGTTGATAATATGCCTGAGCCTGCCTTGTCTGATCGATCCTTTGCCAACCCCACTTTTCAag GAACTATTGAGGAGGCATGGTTTGATTCAGCTGCAGTATTTGACTCAGACTGTGATGATGACTACCAGAGTGTTAATGATG ATGTGATATCTCTGAATGGAACTGAAACCAATTGTGGAGTTTCAACTGATCAGATGCATAAACCCGGGGAGCTATCAAAACGACATTCTGCACATATCTCCGAGAGTGTCAGAAATTCAGATGCTGAGTTTTTTGATATAGATGCCACAAATTCTCAATGTAAACGCAGTGGAAGATTAAATGAAGCAAACGAACCTGTTTTTCTTGATGAATTTTCCTCAGTGGATGCAGGCTCGAAATGGGATGATGGAGATTTGCACAACTGTGGGATTCTTCCATGCAATTGCTTGTCATGTCTTTCATCTACTGATCAGAGATCATTATGCTTTAGTCCTCCTAATAGTACAAGGAAGAAGGATCTTATGAAACATTCCTTTAAAGGGAGTGGGAATGCTACACTAT TTTCCTCAAAGACAATTCTACAAAGACCACTCGCTGGTTCTCAGGTACCCTTTTGTCCAATTGAGAAGAAAATGCTTGATTGTTGGTCACGCATTGACCCCCGCACTTTTAAAGTACGAGGACCAAATTATTTAAA GGACAAGAAGAAAGAATTTGCTTCAAACCATGCTGCATATTACCCATTTGGTGTTGATGTATTCTTATCGCCACAGAAAATAGACCATATAGCTCGGTTTGTGGAACTTCCTGTGATGAGCTCTTCAGGGAAACTTCCACCCATACTAGTAGTGAATGTTCAG ATTCCTATTTACCCTGCCACACTTTTTCAAGGTGAAACCAATGGGGAGGGAGTGAGTTTTGTGTTATACTTTAAACTTTCTGATAGTTACTCCAAGGATCTTCCACTGAATTTTCAAGAAAACATTAGA AGGTTGATGGACGATGAAGTTGAAAAGGTAAAGAGTTTTCGTGGAGATACAATTGTTCCCTTCAGAGAAAGGTTGAAAATTTTAGGTCGTGTTGTCAACCCACAAGATCTTCATTTGAGTGCAGCAGAACGGAAGTTAATGCAGACATACAATGAGAAACCCCTTCTTTCACGTCCCCAACATGAGTTTTACTCG GGAGAAAATTACTATGAGATTGATTTGGACATGCATAGATTCAGTTATATCTCCAGGAAAGGTTTCGATATGTTCTTGGATAGATTAAAGATCTGCATTCTAGATGTTGGTCTCACTATTCAG GGGAACAAAGCAGAGGAGCTGCCAGAGCAAGTTTTATGTTGTATTAGGCTAAACAGCATTGATTATATGAATTACCAGCAACTGGGGATAACTGAGGAACCCCTCTAA
- the LOC114423227 gene encoding uncharacterized protein LOC114423227 isoform X1, which produces MGSCASKTDDDGCVRGRLRFSKKKTMKQRYGLRRRVSSQCSNGSLDEVDNMPEPALSDRSFANPTFQAGTIEEAWFDSAAVFDSDCDDDYQSVNDDVISLNGTETNCGVSTDQMHKPGELSKRHSAHISESVRNSDAEFFDIDATNSQCKRSGRLNEANEPVFLDEFSSVDAGSKWDDGDLHNCGILPCNCLSCLSSTDQRSLCFSPPNSTRKKDLMKHSFKGSGNATLFSSKTILQRPLAGSQVPFCPIEKKMLDCWSRIDPRTFKVRGPNYLKDKKKEFASNHAAYYPFGVDVFLSPQKIDHIARFVELPVMSSSGKLPPILVVNVQIPIYPATLFQGETNGEGVSFVLYFKLSDSYSKDLPLNFQENIRRLMDDEVEKVKSFRGDTIVPFRERLKILGRVVNPQDLHLSAAERKLMQTYNEKPLLSRPQHEFYSGENYYEIDLDMHRFSYISRKGFDMFLDRLKICILDVGLTIQGNKAEELPEQVLCCIRLNSIDYMNYQQLGITEEPL; this is translated from the exons ATGGGGTCTTGTGCGTCAAAGACTGATGATGATGGGTGTGTAAGAGGGAGGTTGAGGTTTTCCAAGAAGAAAACTATGAAGCAAAGATATGGACTCAGAAGAAGAGTGTCTTCTCAGTGTTCCAATGGATCATTGGACGAGGTTGATAATATGCCTGAGCCTGCCTTGTCTGATCGATCCTTTGCCAACCCCACTTTTCAag CAGGAACTATTGAGGAGGCATGGTTTGATTCAGCTGCAGTATTTGACTCAGACTGTGATGATGACTACCAGAGTGTTAATGATG ATGTGATATCTCTGAATGGAACTGAAACCAATTGTGGAGTTTCAACTGATCAGATGCATAAACCCGGGGAGCTATCAAAACGACATTCTGCACATATCTCCGAGAGTGTCAGAAATTCAGATGCTGAGTTTTTTGATATAGATGCCACAAATTCTCAATGTAAACGCAGTGGAAGATTAAATGAAGCAAACGAACCTGTTTTTCTTGATGAATTTTCCTCAGTGGATGCAGGCTCGAAATGGGATGATGGAGATTTGCACAACTGTGGGATTCTTCCATGCAATTGCTTGTCATGTCTTTCATCTACTGATCAGAGATCATTATGCTTTAGTCCTCCTAATAGTACAAGGAAGAAGGATCTTATGAAACATTCCTTTAAAGGGAGTGGGAATGCTACACTAT TTTCCTCAAAGACAATTCTACAAAGACCACTCGCTGGTTCTCAGGTACCCTTTTGTCCAATTGAGAAGAAAATGCTTGATTGTTGGTCACGCATTGACCCCCGCACTTTTAAAGTACGAGGACCAAATTATTTAAA GGACAAGAAGAAAGAATTTGCTTCAAACCATGCTGCATATTACCCATTTGGTGTTGATGTATTCTTATCGCCACAGAAAATAGACCATATAGCTCGGTTTGTGGAACTTCCTGTGATGAGCTCTTCAGGGAAACTTCCACCCATACTAGTAGTGAATGTTCAG ATTCCTATTTACCCTGCCACACTTTTTCAAGGTGAAACCAATGGGGAGGGAGTGAGTTTTGTGTTATACTTTAAACTTTCTGATAGTTACTCCAAGGATCTTCCACTGAATTTTCAAGAAAACATTAGA AGGTTGATGGACGATGAAGTTGAAAAGGTAAAGAGTTTTCGTGGAGATACAATTGTTCCCTTCAGAGAAAGGTTGAAAATTTTAGGTCGTGTTGTCAACCCACAAGATCTTCATTTGAGTGCAGCAGAACGGAAGTTAATGCAGACATACAATGAGAAACCCCTTCTTTCACGTCCCCAACATGAGTTTTACTCG GGAGAAAATTACTATGAGATTGATTTGGACATGCATAGATTCAGTTATATCTCCAGGAAAGGTTTCGATATGTTCTTGGATAGATTAAAGATCTGCATTCTAGATGTTGGTCTCACTATTCAG GGGAACAAAGCAGAGGAGCTGCCAGAGCAAGTTTTATGTTGTATTAGGCTAAACAGCATTGATTATATGAATTACCAGCAACTGGGGATAACTGAGGAACCCCTCTAA